In a genomic window of bacterium:
- a CDS encoding GspE/PulE family protein, protein MPVKNVKSVIEPEERKPGTIEQVIRKEEEGRAQYLAKKLGLKYLNLLTFPIESDALALVEEEVAKEAKFAVIQKHGKSLLVTANDPSSDATKRALNALKENGFTLEIAVASETSLERAWEFYVTITAAKKLKKRIAGKVEVSPQRLQEYERAITNIAELAKYIAKIPPAQVSDIVEIIIAGALKTGASDIHLEAGENQTRMRYRIDGLLQDITDIPPKSYPLILSRIKLLSGLKINVRDIAQDGRFTIAVGPGINIEVRTSLLPGPYGENVVMRVLNPRAIGTSLEELGMRKEVYDLIVAGLSRTNGMILTTGPTGSGKTTTLYAFVKKVNAADVKIITIEDPIEYHVKGIEQTQVAPEKGYTFATGLKAIVRQDPDIILVGEIRDFETADIAMHSALTGHLVFATLHTNDAAGAIPRLINMGVNPVVIAPALNIVLAQRLVRKVCRACAKKVLASPEFIAKAKEELKDLPPGILHPPLTEKLEIMESVGCAECNQTGYRGRMGIFEVFISDSEMEKYILQAPTVSDIRDRAIERGMVTMRQDGILKILEGFTTLEEVDRLVS, encoded by the coding sequence ATGCCCGTAAAAAACGTAAAATCGGTCATCGAGCCAGAGGAGCGCAAGCCCGGCACTATTGAACAGGTCATACGCAAAGAAGAGGAAGGCCGTGCCCAGTATCTCGCCAAAAAACTCGGCCTCAAATATCTTAATCTGCTTACCTTTCCCATCGAATCGGACGCGCTTGCGCTTGTTGAAGAAGAGGTGGCAAAGGAAGCCAAGTTTGCCGTCATCCAAAAACATGGGAAAAGCCTTTTGGTTACCGCAAACGACCCGAGTTCCGACGCAACAAAGCGTGCGCTCAATGCCTTAAAAGAAAATGGGTTTACGCTAGAGATTGCCGTGGCTTCGGAAACAAGCCTTGAACGGGCATGGGAATTTTACGTTACCATCACCGCGGCAAAAAAACTCAAGAAGCGTATTGCAGGAAAAGTCGAGGTAAGCCCGCAGCGCTTGCAAGAGTATGAGAGAGCCATCACGAATATTGCGGAACTCGCCAAATACATCGCCAAAATACCGCCAGCCCAAGTTTCCGATATTGTTGAGATAATCATCGCGGGAGCCCTGAAGACCGGTGCGTCAGACATTCACCTTGAAGCTGGAGAAAATCAGACACGCATGCGCTACCGCATAGACGGACTTCTGCAGGATATAACGGATATCCCTCCGAAATCCTATCCCCTCATACTTTCTCGCATCAAACTCCTCTCGGGGTTAAAAATAAATGTGCGCGATATCGCCCAAGACGGAAGATTTACCATTGCCGTTGGCCCCGGAATAAACATTGAGGTAAGAACCTCATTGCTGCCCGGCCCTTACGGCGAGAACGTGGTGATGCGGGTTTTAAACCCGAGGGCAATCGGCACGTCGCTTGAGGAGCTCGGCATGCGCAAAGAAGTTTACGACCTCATTGTTGCCGGGCTTAGCCGCACCAACGGTATGATCCTTACCACGGGCCCCACGGGTTCGGGCAAGACCACAACGCTCTATGCGTTCGTAAAGAAAGTGAATGCCGCCGACGTAAAAATCATCACCATCGAAGATCCTATCGAATATCACGTGAAGGGTATTGAACAAACGCAGGTTGCACCGGAAAAAGGATACACATTCGCGACCGGACTCAAGGCGATCGTCCGGCAAGATCCCGACATTATTTTGGTCGGCGAAATTCGAGACTTTGAAACTGCGGACATCGCCATGCACTCGGCCTTGACGGGACATTTGGTATTTGCGACCCTGCACACGAACGATGCGGCCGGAGCCATCCCGCGCCTTATCAATATGGGGGTAAACCCCGTGGTTATCGCACCGGCGCTCAATATTGTATTAGCCCAGCGCCTTGTGCGAAAAGTCTGCCGCGCATGTGCAAAAAAGGTTCTCGCCTCTCCAGAATTTATCGCAAAGGCCAAAGAAGAGCTGAAAGATCTCCCTCCCGGCATTTTACACCCGCCACTGACAGAGAAACTGGAGATTATGGAATCGGTCGGTTGCGCCGAATGCAACCAAACGGGATATCGCGGACGGATGGGCATTTTTGAGGTGTTTATAAGTGATAGTGAAATGGAAAAATATATCCTACAAGCACCCACCGTAAGCGATATCCGGGACAGGGCGATTGAACGCGGCATGGTCACAATGCGGCAGGACGGCATTCTTAAAATCCTTGAAGGATTCACAACACTGGAAGAAGTGGATCGGCTCGTATCATAG
- the smpB gene encoding SsrA-binding protein SmpB, with the protein MEAITNKRAYFDYKVLETYEAGIELLGFEVKSVRKGSMSLRASFVTVKDGQLWLTNAVISPFQPQNTPAGYDSSRSRKLLLHKKEIARLIGKLKEKGLTMVPLKVYNKNSKIKVEIGVVRGKKQYDKRDTIKKRDTEREIRREV; encoded by the coding sequence ATGGAAGCCATAACAAACAAACGCGCGTATTTCGACTATAAGGTGCTGGAAACCTATGAGGCGGGCATAGAGCTTTTAGGATTTGAGGTAAAGTCCGTGCGGAAGGGCAGTATGAGTCTGCGTGCGAGTTTTGTAACCGTAAAAGATGGCCAGCTTTGGCTTACAAATGCCGTAATATCGCCTTTCCAGCCGCAAAATACTCCTGCCGGATACGACTCATCGCGTTCACGAAAGCTTCTGCTCCATAAAAAAGAGATAGCCCGGCTCATTGGGAAGCTGAAAGAAAAGGGGTTGACAATGGTGCCACTTAAGGTGTATAATAAGAATAGCAAAATAAAGGTAGAAATTGGTGTTGTCCGTGGGAAGAAGCAATACGATAAGCGGGATACCATAAAGAAGCGGGACACGGAAAGAGAAATACGGAGAGAGGTATAA
- a CDS encoding carboxypeptidase regulatory-like domain-containing protein has product MQKKSLYTQGTQYFMSLVCVAVCAVAAVFFTPSAYAGTLTLTSATSVTWGTDNLIAQSSASWKLSFTTATNLVPGDVIQVTFPDNPQGPPFNFQNISLSATSNVWLASNAVAVGGPNGQTIAFTTTSSVSPSVEAGKAVSITVTGITNASGSVQNLANLVWQFKTGTPQDSGQPAGALSATVDTGSAAQSVIRRGTNIVSDATYAFAPSSYAASASNITYTFSFKAATVIPIGGKIALNFPTEYDLSTATTTAQLDINGAGAGNPTVSLYAATVVTGQGRNQMLLTISNSATNANDTLTVAVTAITNPSTANVYRPFYIYTTTAQGGLIDGAYFGFGGENYSGPPPIDTVHIGGNNTLIFTVKKNDGGTVSILDGAERPQVKVGVGCPDKGFFVGERYLTASSSVTFPNLLDCNYMAFTMPSTTGYSAFWDGFLQPSFKEIPASGGGTASTALTFMVPDATITGAITGGVPNYPNGEIMALNETHMAWNPLWNSPAYTTQGLSATGAGYFTLKAKSGSTWQITVPSKFGPGGGGMMQTATSQYWPPVIPGVVVSAAQTYNVGSFAYVLADRALDVVLKNAATNAVITNACVSVKRSGSGFFMAPQNTLCQTNNNNNTSYLFKVPSGSLAIEVMKPGVGKPEEYPVAVNAAAVTSTILISAPTSYIKAVVTENGRAIAGAPIFMQSSSGFGQAMTDALGTATAYVPFGTYRVEGFVPDFGPLTAQTGVVVGSGSNPTVTFTLDSSGYKTVTGRVFINVGGGAGYDEGTDTPLDSIQIGARGTGGTTGGNGTMTSSDGTYTLRLAPGTYTIGGWSKTYGGLSEQNVDVSTANATANFSLAETGTLQITITGGADVSPLFAGAFSPSTGKGNGTDQWTTSGSNKVTTLSLPAGTYEVHVGSPAFGELTPDGGAVGTITAGLTTATTYNVTAGGTLVTLSGTVTDASLNPLENVNVWVSRINGPGSFSTQTNVSGVYTLKVPDTFIYDVGANRSGYLAAHLTITMSGVRTQDFTLVAAGATITGTVANASGTAIANAWVWAEKTATSVWTGAPTDASGAYSLTVDDGTWTIYADGPCYFRSTGLAATAGDTGKNIALAANSSCTAPVPSVQSMTPANGGIINNGTKATVNIPANALGTGSTGVSVSISDADVVPSSPNMSLMSGTVQTITALDASGQSISTLNSNAEIKLVYANGDLPAGFDENNLRAAYWDSTNKKWEPVAATIDPDQNTVTIQMNHFTDVGLGAGDIPPAPQNAASDWKSASRIDLTWNTISNATTYTVYRATSSGGTFTSVGTSSSASYSDTGLSAATWYYYKITAANANGESTYSAETSSRTDTNPAVSSSGGGGTILPVQPSSAVSPAVTSTSTPTSAVVPISSPTGARIEGTLIRYADSPKVYVLEIGKKRWIQTAEDFVKLGFDWAKIVIVPASETYAEGEVKKMTRGQITQLFVRNLARGARGPEVKALQEKLKELGFFPAHIATIEYFGPATQKAVMAFQKARGLSQVGSTGPRTRALLNQE; this is encoded by the coding sequence ATGCAGAAAAAATCTCTATATACTCAAGGTACGCAATATTTTATGTCTCTCGTTTGTGTGGCGGTATGCGCGGTAGCAGCCGTTTTTTTTACGCCCAGTGCCTATGCCGGCACGCTTACTTTGACGAGTGCCACGTCGGTAACATGGGGGACCGATAACCTTATCGCGCAGTCGAGCGCGTCTTGGAAACTTTCTTTTACGACCGCGACGAACCTGGTTCCCGGAGATGTCATTCAGGTAACCTTTCCCGATAATCCCCAAGGCCCGCCGTTTAACTTCCAAAACATCTCGCTCTCGGCGACATCCAATGTATGGCTCGCGTCGAATGCCGTAGCGGTCGGCGGACCGAACGGACAGACGATTGCGTTTACTACTACCTCTTCCGTATCTCCGTCTGTCGAGGCCGGAAAGGCCGTCAGCATTACGGTAACGGGTATTACGAACGCTTCGGGGAGCGTTCAAAATCTGGCGAATCTCGTCTGGCAGTTCAAGACCGGTACGCCGCAAGATTCCGGCCAACCTGCCGGAGCACTTTCCGCGACCGTAGATACCGGCAGTGCCGCGCAAAGCGTGATTCGCCGGGGTACAAACATCGTGTCGGATGCTACCTACGCTTTTGCGCCATCGAGTTATGCTGCGAGCGCATCAAATATCACCTATACCTTTTCCTTTAAAGCGGCAACCGTTATCCCTATCGGCGGAAAAATCGCATTGAATTTCCCCACGGAATACGACTTGAGTACCGCAACAACAACAGCGCAATTGGATATTAATGGAGCAGGGGCGGGAAACCCGACAGTGTCGCTCTACGCGGCTACCGTCGTTACGGGACAGGGCCGGAATCAAATGTTGCTTACCATCAGCAACAGTGCGACAAATGCGAACGACACTCTTACCGTTGCGGTTACTGCCATCACAAATCCTTCCACCGCAAATGTATACCGGCCGTTCTATATCTATACGACTACTGCGCAGGGCGGGCTTATTGATGGTGCATATTTCGGCTTCGGCGGCGAGAATTACTCCGGTCCGCCGCCCATTGATACGGTGCATATCGGCGGAAATAATACCCTCATATTCACGGTCAAGAAAAACGATGGTGGCACCGTCTCAATCCTTGACGGCGCGGAGCGTCCGCAAGTGAAAGTAGGCGTAGGATGTCCCGATAAGGGGTTCTTCGTCGGCGAGCGGTATCTTACCGCTTCTTCCAGTGTTACTTTCCCGAATCTTTTGGATTGCAACTACATGGCCTTTACCATGCCGTCAACGACCGGCTATTCTGCGTTTTGGGATGGCTTCCTACAGCCGTCGTTTAAGGAAATTCCCGCGTCGGGAGGCGGGACAGCTAGCACTGCGCTCACGTTCATGGTGCCGGATGCGACGATTACAGGCGCCATCACGGGAGGTGTCCCCAATTACCCGAATGGTGAGATTATGGCGCTCAACGAAACGCACATGGCATGGAATCCGCTGTGGAACTCACCTGCCTATACTACCCAGGGTTTAAGCGCGACCGGCGCGGGGTACTTTACCCTAAAGGCAAAGAGCGGCTCTACGTGGCAGATCACCGTTCCCTCTAAGTTCGGACCCGGGGGCGGCGGCATGATGCAAACCGCGACAAGCCAGTACTGGCCGCCGGTGATTCCCGGGGTGGTGGTTTCCGCGGCACAGACGTACAACGTCGGAAGCTTCGCATATGTGCTGGCCGACAGGGCGCTCGATGTCGTGCTGAAAAACGCAGCAACCAATGCTGTTATCACCAATGCCTGCGTGTCGGTGAAGCGTAGCGGTAGCGGATTTTTCATGGCGCCGCAAAACACGCTCTGCCAGACGAACAACAATAATAACACCTCATACCTGTTTAAAGTTCCCTCCGGTTCCCTCGCGATTGAAGTGATGAAACCGGGCGTGGGCAAACCCGAGGAATATCCGGTCGCGGTAAATGCCGCGGCGGTTACCTCCACCATTCTCATTTCCGCCCCGACAAGCTACATCAAGGCCGTGGTAACAGAAAACGGCAGGGCGATTGCCGGCGCGCCGATCTTCATGCAATCATCTTCAGGATTTGGGCAGGCGATGACGGATGCGCTGGGTACCGCAACGGCCTATGTGCCTTTCGGCACGTATCGTGTTGAAGGGTTTGTGCCGGACTTCGGGCCGCTTACCGCGCAGACCGGCGTTGTGGTCGGCTCCGGTTCCAACCCCACGGTAACATTTACGCTCGACTCCTCGGGATACAAGACGGTTACGGGCCGCGTGTTTATAAATGTGGGCGGAGGCGCAGGATATGATGAGGGAACCGATACGCCGCTCGATAGCATTCAGATCGGCGCGCGGGGGACCGGCGGAACAACGGGCGGGAACGGGACCATGACCTCGTCGGACGGCACATACACCTTGCGCCTTGCGCCGGGAACCTACACCATCGGCGGCTGGTCAAAGACCTATGGAGGGCTTTCGGAGCAGAATGTTGATGTTTCCACTGCAAATGCCACGGCGAATTTTTCGCTCGCAGAAACCGGAACGTTACAGATTACTATTACCGGCGGGGCAGATGTCTCACCGCTATTCGCCGGAGCGTTCAGCCCTTCTACGGGCAAGGGAAACGGCACGGACCAGTGGACCACGAGCGGCTCCAATAAAGTAACGACGCTTTCGCTTCCCGCCGGAACCTATGAGGTGCATGTGGGATCCCCCGCGTTCGGGGAACTGACGCCTGATGGAGGCGCCGTCGGAACTATCACGGCGGGGTTGACCACCGCAACGACATACAACGTCACGGCCGGTGGAACGCTCGTGACGCTCTCCGGAACTGTCACGGACGCCTCATTAAATCCTCTTGAGAACGTAAACGTGTGGGTGAGCCGCATTAACGGCCCGGGGTCTTTCTCGACGCAGACCAATGTATCCGGTGTCTATACCCTAAAAGTTCCGGATACGTTCATCTATGATGTGGGCGCGAACCGCTCGGGGTACCTTGCGGCACATTTGACGATCACGATGTCGGGCGTGCGCACCCAGGACTTCACGCTCGTGGCAGCCGGCGCGACTATCACGGGAACGGTTGCTAACGCATCGGGTACCGCTATCGCAAATGCCTGGGTATGGGCGGAGAAAACCGCTACCAGCGTCTGGACGGGCGCTCCTACCGATGCCTCCGGCGCGTACTCGCTCACGGTTGATGACGGCACCTGGACGATCTATGCCGATGGCCCCTGTTATTTCCGCTCTACGGGTCTTGCGGCTACTGCGGGCGATACCGGCAAAAACATTGCGCTTGCGGCAAACTCCTCCTGCACGGCTCCCGTGCCGAGCGTACAAAGCATGACGCCCGCAAACGGCGGCATCATCAACAACGGCACGAAGGCAACCGTGAACATCCCGGCAAATGCATTGGGCACGGGAAGCACAGGCGTATCGGTATCCATTTCGGACGCCGATGTTGTTCCTTCCTCTCCGAATATGTCGCTTATGTCGGGAACCGTTCAAACCATTACGGCGCTTGACGCGAGCGGGCAGTCCATCTCCACGCTCAATAGCAACGCGGAGATCAAGCTGGTATATGCCAATGGAGATCTTCCCGCAGGCTTCGATGAAAACAATCTGCGCGCCGCCTACTGGGATTCGACGAACAAAAAATGGGAACCGGTTGCCGCAACCATTGATCCGGACCAAAACACAGTGACTATTCAGATGAACCATTTTACCGATGTGGGCCTTGGCGCAGGGGATATTCCTCCCGCGCCGCAGAATGCGGCCTCGGACTGGAAATCCGCGTCGCGGATAGACCTGACATGGAATACGATCTCCAATGCCACAACGTATACGGTGTACCGGGCAACCTCGAGCGGTGGCACGTTTACGAGTGTCGGCACCTCGTCGTCCGCTTCATACAGCGATACCGGTCTTTCCGCCGCAACCTGGTATTATTACAAGATTACGGCTGCGAACGCCAACGGGGAATCAACCTATAGCGCCGAAACAAGCTCTCGGACCGATACGAATCCTGCCGTTTCTTCATCGGGAGGCGGGGGGACGATTCTTCCGGTACAGCCTTCTTCTGCCGTATCTCCTGCGGTCACCTCAACTTCTACGCCGACTTCCGCGGTAGTGCCAATATCGTCTCCAACAGGCGCGCGAATAGAGGGAACACTCATCCGCTATGCAGATAGTCCGAAGGTGTATGTTTTGGAAATAGGAAAGAAGCGATGGATCCAAACCGCAGAAGATTTTGTAAAGCTGGGGTTTGACTGGGCAAAGATCGTCATCGTGCCCGCATCGGAAACATATGCCGAGGGCGAGGTGAAAAAAATGACGCGGGGGCAGATTACGCAGCTTTTCGTGCGCAATCTTGCGCGGGGCGCGCGAGGACCGGAGGTGAAGGCATTGCAGGAGAAACTTAAGGAACTTGGATTTTTCCCGGCGCATATTGCTACCATAGAATACTTCGGTCCCGCAACCCAAAAAGCCGTTATGGCCTTCCAGAAAGCGCGGGGACTTTCACAGGTTGGCAGTACAGGTCCCAGAACCCGCGCGTTATTGAATCAGGAGTGA